In the Elizabethkingia bruuniana genome, AAAACGGTTAAAACCAACCTGTTTGATTTTGTGTACACGTACCGGATTATAAAGTAACGGTGCTGATTCTACGACCACATTGTGAGAAACTAAACCGAATGCAGTAAAGTCATTACTACCCATTTTACGAACAAAATTATAAACATTCATAATAATCTTTTCACGGATGGTAAGAAGATAATCATTGATGTACACATTGTCTATAATTATATATTTAAGATCCGGCGGTATATTATGTGCTCTTAGCGACGGATGGCTGCTTCTGTCCGGAATAATTCCTTCATCCACCATATCCGTTAATACCTGCTGGAAATAATCATTGATAAGTCTGTCGACTTTAAATCCTAAAATAAAATGTATGCGGTAAATAGTTCCCGGAAGAATTTCATCTATTTTGTACTCGTAAGTATACGGATCTTCATGGTTTACAATATTCAGAATGAAATAATGGTCTGCACGTTTAGGCTGAGAACGAATCATAGAATAAATAATTTTAGATTCTATCTCCTGTGTATTTTTAGCACGGCTGAAATAGGCCAGGTTTGTTGCATACTTAGGAATCGTTTCATCCAGTTTCATATCTTGGATAGTAGATATGTAATGCTCTAGTTTTACAAACTTGATGAATTTGGTTTTAATCATTCTTCCGTTGTACCATGCATACATACAGATTCCTATAAATCCGGCTAAGAATACAGTAATCCAACCACCTTCAAAGAACTTGATAACATTGGCACTAAAGAATCCTAATTCTAAAGAAAGGTATACTAATGCGAATAACAAAACGAGCCATTTATTAATCCTCTTCTTGAAAAGATAAAATACCAAAAGAACAGTTGTCATCAACATGGTTACGGTAATGGACAGACCATAGGCTGCTTCCATTTTACCTGATTCTTTAAAGTAAAGTACAACGAAAATACAGAAGACCAATAATCCCCAGTTTACCTTAGGAATATACATTTGTCCTTTTACACCGGATGGATAATCAATTTCCTGTAAAGGCCAGAAGTTAAGCGACATTGCTTCAGAGAAAATCGTAAATGATCCGGTAATCAATGCCTGACTGGCGATAATAGCGGCTGCAGTTGCCATAATTACTGCCGGTAGTACGAACCATTCCGGCATCATAGCAAAGAAAGGATTTTCTCCTGCGAAAACCTGTTGATAGTTTCCTACCAGCCAAGCCCCCTGTCCAAGATAGTTAAGAATAAGGCAAATTTTCACAAACACCCAGCTAATGCGGATATTCTTGATACCACAGTGACCAAGGTCAGAATATAAAGCTTCAGCTCCTGTTGTACATAAGAAAACAGCTCCAAGGATAACGATAATAGAAGGTGATGTTATAATAAGTCTTACTGCATAGTAAGGATTTAATGCTTTCAGAATCTGCGGATAATCGAAAAGATGGATTACTCCTAATGTTCCTAACATAAGGAACCAGATCGTCATTACCGGTCCAAAAAACTTACCAATAAAGCTTGTTCCGAACTGTTGTATGGTAAAGATTGCAACCAGTACAATAAGCGTAATGGTAACTACTGGTGTTTCCGGATTATATATTTCCAAACCTTCTATAGCTGCCATTACAGTAAGAGAAGGTGTAATAACTCCGTCTGCAATAAGAGTTGCTGCTCCTATAATCGCAATAATATACAACCACTTTTTCTTCAGATTTTTCACCAGTGAGAAAAGTGCCAGAATACCACCCTCACCTTTGTTATCGGCTCGGAGGGAAATTAATACATATTTAATCGTAGTCTGAATCGTCAGTGTCCAGATGATACATGAAAGAGCCCCTTCCAGGAAGATTGGATCTAATGTCCCAGATTCTTTTCTGGCATTCACAATAGCCTTCATTACGTACAACGGAGAGGTTCCAATATCTCCGAAAACAATTCCTAATGACACTAAAACACCTATGAAGGTTAGCTTCTTGGTATCGATATGTGCATTCAGTCCTAACATATTTTAAAATATAAAAATTAGCGCAAATGTATAAGAAATTACCCCTAAGTTGTATAAATTTATTTGACAAAATTAAAAAACCTTCCGAAAAGGAAGGTTTTAATATCTATTAATCTACGTTATTATTGCTTAACGTACATTGCATTTTTAATTTCAGCTTTTACTTTTTCCAGTTTCGGGAACCATTCCGCAAATAATGCTGCAGAATATGGAGCCGGAGCATCCGGAGTCGTAATTCTCTTGATTGGAGCATCTAAATAATCAAATGCTTTTTGTTGTACCATATAAGTAATCTCAGAAGCTACAGAAGCGAATGGCCATGCTTCTTCTAAAACTACTAAACGGTTAGTTTTCTTCACAGAAGTTAAAATTGTATCGTAATCTAAAGGACGAACTGTTCTAAGGTCGATAACCTCAACAGAAATTCCTTCTTTTTCTAAATCTTCAGCTGCCTGAATAGCTAACTTCATGATTTTACCGAAAGAAACTAAAGTTACATCAGAACCTTCTTTCTTGATATCGGCTTTACCTAATGGGATATAGTACTCTTCCTCAGGAACTTCCATTTTATCACCATACATTTGTTCAGACTCCATGAAGATCACAGGGTCGTTATCCTGGATAGCTGTCTTCAAAAGACCTTTCGCATCATATGGATTAGATGGTACTACTACTTTTAGTCCCGGACAGTTTGCATACCAGCTTTCTAATGCCTGAGAGTGAGTTGCTCCTAACTGACCTGCAGAAGCTGTAGGACCACGGAAAACGATTGGACAGTTCCACTGACCACCACTCATCTGAAAAATTTTTGCTGCGTTGTTAATGATCTGGTCAATACCTACTAAAGAGAAATTGAAAGTCATAAATTCAACGATCGGACGGCATCCGTTCATTGCTGCACCTACAGAGATACCTGCAAAACCAAGCTCAGCAATCGGTGTATCGATAATTCTGTCTGGTCCGAATTCTGCTAACATACCTTTAGATGCTTTGTAAGCACCGTTGTATTCTGCAACCTCCTCACCCATTAAATATATTGACTGGTCTTTGCGCATTTCCTCGCTCATTGCCTGTGCAATTACCTCACGAAAAGTATATTCTGCCATAATTTTTAATTAATTTGAAAGTACAAAAATAACCATTTTCATTTTATTATGCATTACTTTCTTCTAATTTGGTCAGTTCTTTATAATTAGCCCTCAATTTATGGAAGGTTATAATTCATTATTTAACACATATGGTTAGGACTTTTTCAATAAAAAAAAGCATCAAATTTCTTTGATGCTTTTCATGAATATATTGATAAATATTAATCTACTTTATACCAAGTTTGAGATCTTCCTAATGCTGAGAATCCAATATAACCTCTTACATTAAGTTTATCCTCACCTTCTTTTTTGATAGTACACTTATAAGTCTTACCATTTTTAGGGTCAGTAATAGTTCCTTTTGTAAACTCGCTTCCGTCTTTAGACAATCCTCTGATTACTTCCATACCAAGGATAGGTTTATCTTTACGATCATCCTTACAGCCAGAGCAGTTAGGATCTGCAGGTTTTATTAATAACTGGATTACTTTACCATAATATTTACCATCCGATTTTTTAAAAATCTCGACGATAGACTTAGGCTTTCCTGTTTCATCGTCTATAGTCTTCCATTTTCCTTCAATCTGTGCATAAGATAACACACTGAAAAATACTGCAACAAGGCTAAAGATTATTTTTTTCATTTTCATATAAATTTGTTTAAAGATAATTATTTATCTGAATTAAACAATCTTTAAAGTTATTTTTTACATAGTTTCTGGTAAATACAGTTATTGTTAAACAGCTATTTATTTCTATACCTTTTCCTTATCATCTTCCTGTTCGTTTTTAGCTGTAGTTTATTTTATAGCAGTTTCACCGGGTGAATAGTGTTTAACACCTAACTTATACCAGATAATTCATAATTCCTCACTATTTTTGTTGCATGAATTTTATCCGGAATAATTTTGCAAATGCTCTGACCCTTGGAAATCTGTTTTTCGGCAGTGTTGGTGCTATCCAGCTTGTACTGGGAGATTATAAAACGACAGCTTTATGTATTATCTGTTCTCTTGTACTGGACTTTTTCGATGGCTTTGTAGCCAGAGCACTAAAAGCAAACAGTGACCTTGGTGTCCAGCTGGACTCTCTTGCAGATATGGTTAGCTTTGGTTTCCTTCCGGGACTAACAATGTATAAAGCTCTGGAAGGTTTCGGAGATCAGGCATTTGGAATAAGTCTTCATTTCGATATTAAATATATCGGGCTTCTGGTTACCCTTTTCTCGTGTCTGCGTCTGGCTATCTTTAACCTTGACGAAGATCAGAAATATTATTTCAAAGGACTTAACACGCCTAGTAATACAATTCTGCTGTTCGGGATGTATTATGCCTTCAGAGAAAAACATGCATTCTCATTTTTATTCGAAAATGCAGGATTACTTACACTACTAAGTCTGTTATGTTCCTGGTTACTGGTAAGCCCAATAAAAATGATTGCCATGAAGTTCAAGTCCATGAAGTTGCAGGACAATTATCCTAAAGTAACATTACTGGCAGGATGTATTATACTTCTTTCCGTATTCGGAATTACAGGCATACCACTTTGTATGATCTATTACATCGCTGTTTCTTTATTATTTCAAAAAAATTTAACGCAAATATGAATTTAAAATTACATAAACCTCTTTGTATTTTCGACCTGGAGACCACAGGTATTAACATATCTAAAGACCGTATTGTTGAAATCTGCATCCTGAAAGTTTTCCCGGATGCATCGCGTGAGTCTAAAACATGGCTGGTAAATCCGGAAATGCCTATTCCTAAAGAATCCAGTGATATTCATGGGATCACAGACGAGATGGTAGCAGACAAACCAACATTAAAAGAGATTGCCCCTAAAATCATCGATATGATTAAGGATTCCGATTTAGGAGGCTTCAATTCTAATAGGTTCGATATTCCCTTATTGGCAGAAGAATTACTAAGGGTTGGTTTCGACTTCGATCTGTCAAAGCATAAGCCAATCGATGTGCAGACTATTTTCCATAAAATGGAACCACGAAATCTTTCTGCTGCATACCAATTCTATTGTGGAAAGTCTCTGGAGAATGCTCACTCTGCGGAAGCAGATACTTTGGCAACTTTTGAAATATTAGATGCACAGGTGGGTAAATATGATGAATTAGGAGATGACGCACATTCTTTAAGTGAATTTTCTTTCCATAAAAGAAGTGCTGATTTAGCAGGCTTTATTATCTACAATGAGAAGGAAGAAGAGATGTTCTCTTTCGGAAAATACAAGGGTCAGAAAGTACTGGATGTATTCGATAAAGATCCTGGTTACTTCGGATGGATACAAAATGCAGACTTCCCATTATACACCAAAAAGATATTAACAGCTATAAAGCTGAAAAGTAAATTTTAATGACTAATTGCTAAAATGAGTATATACCCTCTATAGCTAATATTAAACAATATGAAGATAATTTGTGTCGGCAGAAATTATACAGAACATGCCAAAGAACTAAAAAATGAAATTCCTACAGAGCCTGTTTTATTTATAAAACCCGACACTTCGGTTCTAAAAGGTTCTGATTTTTATATTCCTGAGTTTTCTAACGATATCCATTATGAGCTTGAACTGGTAATTAAAATATCCAAAGGAGGGAAATATATTCAGGAAG is a window encoding:
- a CDS encoding DUF2147 domain-containing protein, translated to MKKIIFSLVAVFFSVLSYAQIEGKWKTIDDETGKPKSIVEIFKKSDGKYYGKVIQLLIKPADPNCSGCKDDRKDKPILGMEVIRGLSKDGSEFTKGTITDPKNGKTYKCTIKKEGEDKLNVRGYIGFSALGRSQTWYKVD
- a CDS encoding KUP/HAK/KT family potassium transporter codes for the protein MLGLNAHIDTKKLTFIGVLVSLGIVFGDIGTSPLYVMKAIVNARKESGTLDPIFLEGALSCIIWTLTIQTTIKYVLISLRADNKGEGGILALFSLVKNLKKKWLYIIAIIGAATLIADGVITPSLTVMAAIEGLEIYNPETPVVTITLIVLVAIFTIQQFGTSFIGKFFGPVMTIWFLMLGTLGVIHLFDYPQILKALNPYYAVRLIITSPSIIVILGAVFLCTTGAEALYSDLGHCGIKNIRISWVFVKICLILNYLGQGAWLVGNYQQVFAGENPFFAMMPEWFVLPAVIMATAAAIIASQALITGSFTIFSEAMSLNFWPLQEIDYPSGVKGQMYIPKVNWGLLVFCIFVVLYFKESGKMEAAYGLSITVTMLMTTVLLVFYLFKKRINKWLVLLFALVYLSLELGFFSANVIKFFEGGWITVFLAGFIGICMYAWYNGRMIKTKFIKFVKLEHYISTIQDMKLDETIPKYATNLAYFSRAKNTQEIESKIIYSMIRSQPKRADHYFILNIVNHEDPYTYEYKIDEILPGTIYRIHFILGFKVDRLINDYFQQVLTDMVDEGIIPDRSSHPSLRAHNIPPDLKYIIIDNVYINDYLLTIREKIIMNVYNFVRKMGSNDFTAFGLVSHNVVVESAPLLYNPVRVHKIKQVGFNRFDED
- a CDS encoding 3'-5' exonuclease; translated protein: MNLKLHKPLCIFDLETTGINISKDRIVEICILKVFPDASRESKTWLVNPEMPIPKESSDIHGITDEMVADKPTLKEIAPKIIDMIKDSDLGGFNSNRFDIPLLAEELLRVGFDFDLSKHKPIDVQTIFHKMEPRNLSAAYQFYCGKSLENAHSAEADTLATFEILDAQVGKYDELGDDAHSLSEFSFHKRSADLAGFIIYNEKEEEMFSFGKYKGQKVLDVFDKDPGYFGWIQNADFPLYTKKILTAIKLKSKF
- a CDS encoding pyruvate dehydrogenase complex E1 component subunit beta, with amino-acid sequence MAEYTFREVIAQAMSEEMRKDQSIYLMGEEVAEYNGAYKASKGMLAEFGPDRIIDTPIAELGFAGISVGAAMNGCRPIVEFMTFNFSLVGIDQIINNAAKIFQMSGGQWNCPIVFRGPTASAGQLGATHSQALESWYANCPGLKVVVPSNPYDAKGLLKTAIQDNDPVIFMESEQMYGDKMEVPEEEYYIPLGKADIKKEGSDVTLVSFGKIMKLAIQAAEDLEKEGISVEVIDLRTVRPLDYDTILTSVKKTNRLVVLEEAWPFASVASEITYMVQQKAFDYLDAPIKRITTPDAPAPYSAALFAEWFPKLEKVKAEIKNAMYVKQ
- a CDS encoding CDP-alcohol phosphatidyltransferase family protein, with protein sequence MNFIRNNFANALTLGNLFFGSVGAIQLVLGDYKTTALCIICSLVLDFFDGFVARALKANSDLGVQLDSLADMVSFGFLPGLTMYKALEGFGDQAFGISLHFDIKYIGLLVTLFSCLRLAIFNLDEDQKYYFKGLNTPSNTILLFGMYYAFREKHAFSFLFENAGLLTLLSLLCSWLLVSPIKMIAMKFKSMKLQDNYPKVTLLAGCIILLSVFGITGIPLCMIYYIAVSLLFQKNLTQI